From Acidimicrobiia bacterium, one genomic window encodes:
- the rho gene encoding transcription termination factor Rho codes for MDLSSLATKDKDSLSTIAKTLGITSISKMKKAELIEAIVKAQPDKSNTEAGSKALSGIRSRRASTVQADSIEALVGEQEKIAGSQEAEEYAPRPMRRRSASEEVGEKNSSSSHRSSSIGTTELHSDSKMNSSKPQRGNSSSSNNKNDNDEDDNSSRRRRRRGSKEGNDSSYSSRENAEPIPCEGLIEIREDGYGFLRCSGYLPSKGDAYVSVQMIRRNFLRKGDHIVGLMRPASEDDRKPTPLLEISLVNSKPVEEAKNRRKFEDLTPLFPDEVLKMQLDSDPSAITGRIIDLVSPIGKGQRGLIVSPPKAGKTTIMKEIVSSIEFNNPEVHLMVLLVDERPEEVTDMKRHCANGEVVASTFDRPPEEHTRVAELTIERAKRLVEQGRDVVVILDGITRLARAYNLAAPVSGRILSGGVDSQALYPPKKFFGAARNIEEGGSLTIIATALVDTGSKMDEVIFEEFKGTGNMELRLDRRVAERRIFPAIDVDTSSTRHEELLFDRSQLNAVWKLRRVLHALEGGDNGRIGAGLELLLEKLKQTKNNDEFLAEIAKNPA; via the coding sequence ATGGATCTAAGCTCATTAGCAACTAAAGATAAAGATAGTCTCTCAACAATTGCAAAGACACTCGGCATCACATCAATTTCTAAGATGAAAAAAGCAGAATTGATAGAAGCAATCGTTAAAGCTCAACCTGATAAGTCAAATACAGAAGCTGGCAGCAAAGCGCTAAGTGGTATTCGTTCAAGAAGAGCGTCAACAGTGCAAGCTGATTCAATTGAAGCACTTGTTGGAGAACAAGAAAAAATTGCTGGTAGCCAAGAAGCTGAGGAATATGCGCCACGTCCCATGCGACGTCGAAGTGCATCCGAGGAAGTGGGAGAGAAGAATTCATCTTCAAGTCATCGCTCCAGCTCCATCGGGACCACAGAGTTGCACTCTGACTCAAAGATGAACTCTTCAAAACCGCAACGCGGAAACTCATCTTCTAGTAATAATAAGAACGATAACGATGAAGATGATAATTCTTCTAGACGAAGAAGACGTCGAGGTTCAAAAGAAGGTAATGATTCAAGTTACTCTTCTCGTGAAAATGCTGAACCAATTCCATGTGAAGGTCTTATCGAAATTCGCGAAGATGGTTATGGTTTTTTAAGGTGTAGCGGATATTTGCCTAGCAAAGGAGATGCTTATGTTTCCGTCCAGATGATTCGTCGCAATTTTTTGCGTAAGGGTGATCATATTGTAGGTCTCATGCGTCCAGCTAGTGAAGATGATAGAAAACCAACTCCACTTCTAGAGATTTCACTAGTTAATTCTAAACCGGTTGAAGAAGCAAAAAATCGTCGAAAGTTTGAAGACTTAACTCCTTTATTTCCAGATGAAGTTCTTAAAATGCAACTTGATTCTGATCCAAGTGCGATCACTGGACGTATTATTGATTTAGTTTCTCCAATAGGTAAAGGTCAACGTGGTCTAATTGTTTCTCCGCCTAAAGCTGGTAAGACTACTATCATGAAGGAAATTGTTTCTTCAATAGAATTTAATAATCCTGAAGTTCATTTGATGGTTTTGTTAGTTGATGAGCGACCAGAAGAAGTCACCGATATGAAACGTCATTGCGCGAATGGTGAAGTTGTTGCTTCCACTTTCGATCGTCCTCCAGAAGAACATACTCGTGTTGCTGAACTTACTATTGAACGTGCGAAGCGTTTAGTCGAGCAAGGTAGAGACGTGGTTGTCATTCTTGATGGTATTACTAGATTGGCTCGCGCATATAACTTGGCTGCACCAGTAAGCGGTCGTATTCTTTCTGGTGGTGTTGATTCTCAAGCTCTGTATCCTCCAAAGAAGTTTTTTGGTGCAGCAAGGAATATTGAAGAGGGTGGTTCGTTAACTATTATTGCAACTGCTCTTGTTGATACTGGTTCAAAAATGGATGAGGTTATATTCGAGGAATTTAAAGGTACTGGAAATATGGAATTACGTCTGGATCGCCGTGTCGCTGAGCGTCGCATATTCCCTGCGATCGATGTTGACACTTCATCAACTCGTCATGAAGAATTGCTCTTTGATCGTTCTCAACTTAATGCTGTGTGGAAACTTCGCAGAGTATTGCACGCACTTGAAGGCGGAGACAATGGACGTATTGGTGCTGGCCTTGAATTATTATTAGAAAAGCTAAAGCAAACTAAAAATAATGACGAATTCTTAGCAGAGATAGCAAAAAACCCAGCATAG